Part of the Etheostoma cragini isolate CJK2018 chromosome 8, CSU_Ecrag_1.0, whole genome shotgun sequence genome, TACCACTACACTCCACCTAACTACCTAACTCCACCCTATCTGGATGTGGCACCTGACATAACCTGTCACAAGCTGAGACCTCAGGACCGCTTCCTGATCCTCGGCACTGACGGGCTGTGGGATGAACTGGGGAACGAGGAGGCTGTACGACTCGTCGGAGAGCACCTGAGTGGGATTCACCTACAGGTTTGTGAGAGGAGCTGATTCACAGCACACAACGTTCACCTAAAACCTTGCAATTAGTTCCTTTTGTTTATTGTATTGGAAGCTTATCcagtaaaagtgtttttgaactgttctttctttttcctaGGCTCCCGTTTCTCCATCTGAGAGGCAGATGAAATTGGGTCAGATGCATGAACTCTTGCTGAAACGCCAGGCCCGTGCCTCCCCCGCTTTAGATACCAATGCTGCTACACACCTCATCAGACACGCTCTGGGCACTGGGGAGTATGGAGAACTGTGCCACGAGAGGCTGGCCTCTATGCTCACTTTGCCAGAGGACCTAGCTAGAATGTACAGGGACGATATCACTGCAACCGTGGTGTATCTGAACTCTGACCTGGCCAGATACAGCTAACagaagtttttttgtaatttttatattGCCAGACTGTTCATGTCATAGTCAACATTTCCTCCAGGCTGTCATTTTCTGGATATTTTTGTACAAAAAGGATGATCATTACAACCTGTTGCATTCATAAGTTTAAAGATATTTGTaactgttaacaaacaattttaaatgaatgggcAGTTTTCAGTGTTGTATTATGTAGTGCAGGTACAAGTAAAGAACTTTATTCATGGTGgacattttatatacattacCTGAGTCAGGTGTCAAAAGTGGAAATGTTGGCAGTAATCACAACGCTACAGAATAATGCAGACACTCCTTTTGTTcctgtgtacatttttgtttttatttctctttcacaGTTTGCTGTAGACCAACGCGAGCAATGGGCCAGTAACGAGTCCTGTGCTTCTAATTTTCCTCCACATGTACACTTACCTTTAATTAGTTTAATAATAGGCTGATGTCACTGATACCACATATATATAGTGTCTATGGCAGTTTGTTCCATAATAGGCTATATATCATGATCTATTTGGAAAAACCAAGCAATTCTATGTAAAATAAGACATTCGGCACCCCATATAGGCTGAATGGAACGATCCTTTGTTCCACAACCATATTTTCAGACACTGGGTCAATTTGCGTGTAAGATTGGCAGTCGAATCAGGCTCCTTAGATCAGGTTGTTGAATATTCAACTATACAGGGTCACTCCTACAatacacagtacatatacatGTGTATTATATTATGTGTATTAGTATATATTTATTCAAGATGTATGTGATGTAATGTCATGCAACTGCTGAATCAGGGTACTGGCACTTTGTTTAGACCAATTCAGGCACTGCTCTAGACCATCCatctatgactttatttttgtaactacTTCGCCGTTTAGCTGCATGTAAGCTGGGAAGCATAGTTTTAattgtgtaaatgtaatgtcTTCAGTGTGGTTGTTAGATGTATATAAGTTGACACACCACTTAACAGTTCAGAGgctttatatttaacaattGTTAATTTATTCTGTTGTGTTGCTTGGGTTTTGAATCAGGGATGTGgattaaaaagtaacattaaaaaCGGAGGACAACTTACATTTTGCTAAATGTAGAGAGTTTTGACATCCAAACCTGTGTGGGAAAACAGAGTGTTCAAAATGTAGTTCTGAGTGTCACAATAGCCAATCTGATCCTCGAGTGTTATGTAAACACTGCTACTGTCGGAGGTGCATCACTACACTGGCCTGCATCAACACACACCTGCTTGTTTGACAAAGGCCTCAGGTCACATCTaccttatttgttttttcacaaaccATTCACTGATAAAAATCAAACAACTCAGCATCAGTAGGAGCATGATTACTGTAGCCGCAGGCAGCTTAAAGAACAAGATGATCCATTAATCACACTAACTGATGAACTCTGAAGGTTAGTAAAAGCCACAGACTTGGCAGGGTGCCATTGGAACAAAGCTGCAAAAGAAAGCTGGGTTCCTAAACTAAAAGAGATGACAGGGAAGAGAAGGAATTTGAGGGTGCTCTATTTTGCTTTGCCATATGCAGGTGAGTGTTCAAATTTGGAGTAATTCTTTCTTCAGTCAGCAGATTTTGTGGCTCACTACAACTCTTTTTCCAGCAGTCAGTGTAGTCTTTATTGCATAACCCACCTTTAGATTTTTATCATTATGATaatatacagtggtgctcattcgtttacatgcccatgcttaagttgactaaaaagaggaataaaaaaatcatcttttgtaactagatcttaattaaaaaaaaaaggaaaaatccaaccttttaaggacaccaattttctttgtgaatgaataatgtattgtaaataaataaatggttttcCTTTAAAggcagggggcataagtatacataaCCCTATGTTAAtagataaagttcccttggcctttggaattaaaataaccccatgtcatcacatacccttcaccatacatagagattggcatgcgctgccttttgagaaaatgaatgctcAGATGAGCTGAGCcgtaaggggcaaggttacctcccctttctctgctttacccgcccagagaatttggtccacccatgaaagagagagacatcatgtctTTCATTTGAGCAAAGCGGGAGTTGGTCAAGGCCGCACCCCTAGCATCCACCTTGCCCCAAAATCTTAAAGCTGATTTACATTAATTTGAAAGTGGATAGTATTTGAAGTGATGGAGTTAAGTAGTCTGTGTACCGCAGGTAGCTTACTGCATTGGCGCTCATAGCTACAGGGAACTTACATCAGACAATGTTAGCATGTGTAAAGATATTAAAACCTAGATTGGTGCAGTGATACCATTATTAAAATACatctatttgtgtgtctgtgttctgattataatttgacatttatttgtaaACTTGGGGAAgtgtatgtattttataaactagtgtgttattttgattgattatttacatagaCCTGAGGGTTAGGGTGTTATTTTTATCTATGAGCATGTCTCTAAAATGAAACTAGTCCTCTGATGTCATTGTAACCTATACCTACACGTTGATAAGCTCTTTTAGTCACGGCCAATGATCTCCCTGTATCACTTCCTCAAGGGTGGACTTCAACCGTTTACTATCATCCAACGCAAGTGATCTTTGACCCCCTGGATCTGCTGCTACGCTGAGGAATAATTGCTGCAGGGAGAAAACGATCTGTTTACATGTTTCCTGTTGAAGctacattacattttctgttgatatgAGGTCCTGTGAATAAATGAGGGAAAGTTTTACAACATTTGGTGGAAGGTAAGTTGGCACTAAATCAAGTGTGAAATCTGAAtcaaaggtgtttttttgtttttgttttttttccaacattcatTTTGTTCCCCTAcaagtttacttttttcttcCACAACAGATGACGCAGAACATGTTCCAGGAGGGGTTGTACCAGGTGTTTTTTAAGGAGACACCCTCAACTCGCCCACTGAGCCAGGTAACCAATCATGGGGAGCTAATCAATGGCAGGATTCATCGTTGGTTTGGGACTGTGGTTAATACCAGACTTTTAGTCACTGGGGTGAGATGCTACTTTATTGTGCTTGTCCAAACCATTGGTTAACAtcgttttttaagctttttgagcTATTCAAATGCCTTCTCCATGCCATGTGTTTCCCCTTAGGTGGTGCAGATTCTCAGTGCCTTAGCTTGCATACTAGCCACAGTAACCCATGCATGTGTGAGCAACTGCTCTGTCTCCATGACAACACCTGTGTGGTCAGGCCTATTTGTGAGTTCACATCTGCTTCcattgtgagagagagagagagagagatagagagatattgGGTCATAACTGTTGGTTTTGTTTCAGTATGTGGCTGCTGGGTGTCTGGCAATGGAGGTTCAGAGGAAAGCTAATAAATTAAAGGTAAATACTTAATGTGATGATgtcaaatgtgacttttttgcatTCAGCTGCCTCACCTAATTTTGCATTAATCCTGAACAGATCATCACTCTGATGGGTCTGAACCTCTTTAGTCTACTGTTTGGCTTCTCTGCTCTCCTGGCCAACAGCCTCAGGTTTCCGGAGCCTGTCGCAAACAACACAAACCAACAGGTGATTCTGTAATTCATTTATAACATAGAGACTGTGAGAAGATCATTCTGTTTGTTATTCTCAATACATCTACCAGTAAGCCTGGACGACATATTTCTATTCTAACCGTTATAAAGTGTCTTTCAACTTACTTTTAAATACTGAATGTGTAGAATCAAATGCTTTCTGAGCTGCGAGTCAACTGTCCTCTTTactcctcactctctctctctctctttctctttccattttCCCTACCAGCGTGTTGGTTCATATGTTGCAAAGGGGAGCTCCATAGCGTTTACTGTACAGTGTTTTCTGGCATCAGTCTACATACTTTTCCTGTCTTTGAGAGGACTGCGTCGCTACAGTCATCCACATATTCAGACCTACAGACGCCTCTCACAGGTAAGTATAGTAGGGTGGAATGTATTGAGAGATTGGTGTACCATTAACTTAGGTGCTTTGGTCATTTCCAGTTtgataaaatgcttttttcttcAGGAATGCAGTTTAACTATGTCAGCTGATTGGCTATGATGATGACAAATGATCAAATGTTTTGTGGGAAGTTGTTCTCTGAGTACGTTTCCAGTGAAATAAATCAGAGTATTAAATTTCAAAAGCATAATATTCCAGTATAGATTGACATAGATTTAATGAGGTCTGGAACTGGTTTGTGCATTATTTAATGCTTGTTACatgttatttgttgttaaatttgTATCTATTTTGACAGTATTGTCAATATTGTCTGTATTGTCCTTTTAACTCCCTCGCCAAGGGACCACAGATGTACAGAAATTAGCTTTATTGGCAACTCTCGTACAGGGCTTAAATTGTGCATGGTCCGTGACAAATAAACTAATATAATAAAACCAAAAGTTGTTTTGCTCTTCAGGATCCTGATGAAACCAACGGGCCTCTACTGGAACAAGTTGAATTCAGTCTGTGAAACTCAAAGACCTGAAAAGACACACTCCTGCTTGCACAGCCTAAACTCAGTTACTGTTGTTGATCAGGGtctgtattgtttgtatttagTTTGTGCAATCCTGATTGAGAAAAGTGTTTTAGGTATTGTGAAATCATATCATGCCACAATGCCTCAGTATCACTTCTCCTTTGAGATTCCCAAAAACCTCAAATTCCCCATTGACAAAGTGCAACAGCAAAGTTAAAacttacaaaaaataaagagcattttaaagtgtttgtgtATATCTCACACAGCAATGACTTATTCAATCAGACAAATACATGGATGATTTTAACAGCTGAGCAATTTCCTTATCTTACATCATTAAACCGCATTACAGTTTTCCAATTCTCCCCATTTTCACAGATGCTGCTCTGTGGTCAACACTAGAGGGCAGCATTGCCAGTGTTCTGTCGTGTTGCATGTCTAATCCACAAATCAACTCTCTGTTAAGTGTGACAGTAGTTGATAAGGTTGTAGGACATCAGttgcaaaatttaaaaatcagcAAGAGTCGTCTGCTTACTGCACACCAAAGAGTGTATGTGCTGGACGGGGCAATGACACATAATGGAAAGAAGATGGCTGCACACTAAGCtgcatttatttaacaacaCACGTTTGGACCACTTGGTTTAGAAGGAATTCCCTGTTTTAATCTAATGAGCATTgagtgtaaataaatgttctgttttggtAAGCTTGCAATGATCTCTTCAATTACTAATTTGCACATTCACCTTTACCTTTACCTTAACCTCACCCAAAAACTAACTTTACCCTAAAACCAAGTCTAAGCCCCTACAACTTCATCTTaaagaacaataataatgttgcaaaaaatgtcctcacatttatgatttaaaacacacactggtCCTCACAAAGATGTCCAAAAGTACATAAAGTACAGAGTAGTAAAGGGTGTGGTGTGTTTAAAGGATGGAGGATTTCATTATTGGTAGAAAGCAAGGTCATACAACACTCctatagcacacacacacacacacacagacttgtagtgtgagagtgaaaaaaatcacagaggAGCTAGTTTCTCACGGCATGTCTGTCTAACAGCTTCCAGCTGTTGCCTGGTTGGGAGAGCTGCTATGGGAACGCACCGAGTACAAAGAGAAACATGGGATTCATTAGTAAATGGACacagaaggagaaaagaaagcagGATGACGAGTTTGGATGTCCTCACAGACCCTGACAACTGATTCCTCTTATAGAAACCACTTTTCTATGTGGTGAGGTATCCAAACTactgtttgcgtgtgtgtttgtagtctGTGTAGCCGGCGCTTTTTGATGTGAGTGTACATATTCAGTTGTTCTTGGAATGTTTCCATTTGTACAGATGTCTGTATCTCCTATGAGTACACTTGAATGGGTCCATGTTGCATTTCCAAAGTACACAAAGAGAGATTGTTCACTGTGATCAAAGGTAGCAGCCAACCTCGTGACACGGCGGCTTGCAAATCAAAAGCaccaaaatgtgtaaaataaagcctGCCATTTGTGCAGCTGTTTAATCTCGTGGTCGGCGGCTGGGTGATGAGTAATATTTTGGAGTGTAGCTTCCCTTTGACTCCACAGGaaatccttcttctccttctcatgGGAGGCCTGAGTGTAGGAGGGAAGTGACTGAGGCCTGGAGTTGATGACAAGAGAGTGAGTGTGTCCGGAGGAGAGGAAGTGGCAACTACATGAGGGGGATTCCCTTTGATAAGTCTGACTGATACCCTGACCTTTCAGCAAAATGGCCTGGGACGATTTAATCGGAGCCATCTGGGAGTGAGTGACTAAATAACTTGAtgtttctcatttttaaaaatggaaaagagaaaacaacaacaacagacaaaggcATAATCTTGAGAACATTcatcaataatttatttttcttactcTCAAGAACCACCACTGCTTCTCCTCTTGAAAATTCATCATCAATTTCCAACAAcacagttttgaaaaatgtaaagttactATACAaatttttaatagaaaaaagaataaattaactgtggaattacatattttttttaaccgaTTCCACATTTTTTCTACAACACGTTTAATGTATTGTTACAGTTGAACAGAACTGATGAAATCAAGTTACATGCTCTATTGTCTGATAGGGGAAGTGTTCTACTATTAAACTGTCTGTTAAAATAAGCTTCATTTTGCACATCTGGTAATTGAATCTACTGATAACATGAAGATGTCTAGATCCTATGTGACAAAGCAGTAACTGGTCATTTTGTAGCACCTGAAAGGGTTGTAACAATGtcacaacaaaaagaagaaaaagaacaaacaataCTGATTTGTATAAAATGGAACATTGTTAAAACAATGatgtgaatgttaaaaaaaaacacaaaaccttaCAGTGCCCCTCCGTACATACAGGAAAGACGGATAAAAGAGTTAGTTCATTTTTCTTGGAGTATTACAAAAACCTTATACATTTCTATGGAGCACTGAAAATATGGTGTGTTTGGAGCTATAGAGGGAGGGGACGTCACACTTTTTCACATCGGGctcaggggtcagaggtcaccaCAACTTTCTTGGATCGAGGAAACACTAAGGAGCAACACGTGCTAATGTTAGCGAACAGAAGTCGAATGCTGAATGTCTTtggtttttttatatatgtttccACCGGATCTCCACGGCATGCTTGTGAGGGAGTCTTTAGCACACTAGGGTCATTCCTTACTGTGATGGTAACCAGGTAGTGCTGGTTCCAGTCCTGGGCAAAGGCCGATCAATTGTGACCAGGCATGGGTGGGTAACTCTTGGAGAACCAACCATGCAGGGTTCttcttatttacttatttaaataGTCTAGAAAGTGGCAAATTACAACAACTTGTGTTAGTGCATAAAGGAAACACAACACTATGAGGGACAGGGTAGGATTCGTACCATTCTTTCCCATGCCATACAACATGATACACCGTTTATCCAGACATAATGGGGCtataagaacaacaaaaaaacatccacttCTCTACACTAGGATGTAGAATTTGTCATAATCTTAGtaaaattaacatttgattatttaaGATTTTGtgcaacaatgaaaaaaactgattctTAACATAAACAGTGGTTCAGAAAAGATGAGAGAACTGGatcaaaatacagaaaaacatgcaGAGTTCGACTTCCTTCTTACAAAACCAGGTGTGCTTTTCTAACCCTATTCTGAATATTTGATTGTTGATTGGGATGTGTGAGAAAATAATTCTCACCAATTTGAGAGGGTTTAagaattgtttgttttagttcTGGCTATGGCTTCAAAGAGTACTATGATGTGACACCTTGTCCTTGGCTCTTTCTTTTCTAGTTTCCTCTTATGCACTTTGATATATAACTCATTGTTAAAATATTGAGAGTGgaaaattaaaacacacttaTTGTACGTCCAGCCCTCATAGACGCTGTTAATGTTGTGCTTTTCAAAGTACATTTGAAGAATTCCTACTACTGTATACTTGGTGCCAAATCATTGAGAAGTCTGAGTGTCTGTTGCTGTTTTATACAATGGCTATAGACTGTACTGTGGCTCAAATGAGATCCAGTGCTAAaacacagtatacagtacaaatGTAAAACACCAACGTGTTTGGCACTGATAAACTATAATCTAGCATGCCTATTATATGAGGTGTTGtgactgtcagtgtgtgtgctcTAGCCAACATTGAGTTCAAACTGTCTGTGCACAGTCAGGATGCTCCGGTCATGCTGAAGAGATGGACAGAAAGGTGAGAAAGCACAATGCTACTAAAAGGGGACTGACAGATACTCAGTGTGGTGAGAGCCGGTATGGAGCCAAGACCAACGAAGT contains:
- the si:dkey-30c15.13 gene encoding uncharacterized protein si:dkey-30c15.13 codes for the protein MTQNMFQEGLYQVFFKETPSTRPLSQVTNHGELINGRIHRWFGTVVNTRLLVTGVVQILSALACILATVTHACVSNCSVSMTTPVWSGLFYVAAGCLAMEVQRKANKLKIITLMGLNLFSLLFGFSALLANSLRFPEPVANNTNQQRVGSYVAKGSSIAFTVQCFLASVYILFLSLRGLRRYSHPHIQTYRRLSQDPDETNGPLLEQVEFSL